A region from the Triplophysa rosa linkage group LG4, Trosa_1v2, whole genome shotgun sequence genome encodes:
- the lrpap1 gene encoding alpha-2-macroglobulin receptor-associated protein: MKMHFTLLFCVFVVGTKAGKYSKEVNEQKASDKGDQVEFRIAKINQVWEKAIKIQLVPVRLSELHSDLKIQEKDELQWKKLKAEGLDEDGEREAKLRRNFSIILAKYGMDGKKDTRTLDSNRFKDHDVKEGDTFDDPRLDKLWNKAKTSGKFSDEELQSLLREFQHHKDKINEYNIVMDTVSRTEEIHKNVISPLEGEVKEHVLHQKHDDLKQRMRDLNQGFERLRKITHEGYSDDTEFREPRVTELWEMAKRSNLSEDELDSLKEELRHFETKVEKHQHYQEQLELSHQKLKHVEALGDKDHIVRSKEKYHTLAEKAREMGYKMKKHLQDITNKISRNGLQHNEL; encoded by the exons atgaaaatgcattttacacttttattttgTGTCTTCGTAGTCGGGACGAAGGCGGGGAAGTACTCAAAAGAAGTGAATGAACAAAAGGCCTCTGATAAGGGGGATCAAGTGGAGTTTAGGATTGCCAAAATTAATCAGGTTTGGGAAAAGGCGATAAAG ATTCAGCTTGTACCGGTGCGCCTGTCAGAACTACACAGCGACTTGAAGATTCAGGAGAAAGATGAACTTCAGTGGAAGAAACTGAAGGCAGAAGGGCTGGATgaggatggagagagagaagccAAGCTCAGGCGCAACTTCAGTA TAATTCTAGCAAAGTATGGAATGGACGGAAAAAAAGACACCCGGACATTGGACAGCAACAGGTTTAAAGATCATGATGTTAAAGAAGGAGATACATTTGATGACCCAAGACTAGACAAGCTGTGGAACAAG GCCAAAACTTCGGGAAAGTTCTCTGATGAGGAACTGCAAAGTCTTCTGAGAGAATTCCAACACCACAAGGACAAGATCAATGAGTACAACATCGTCATGGATACTGTGAGTCGAACCGAAG AGAtccataaaaatgtaataagtcCTCTGGAGGGTGAAGTGAAGGAACATGTGCTCCATCAAAAACATGATGATCTGAAGCAGAGAATGAGAGACCTTAACCAGGGCTTTGAACGACTGCGCAAAATTACCCATGAGGGATACAGTGATGACACCG AATTCAGAGAGCCACGAGTCACAGAGCTTTGGGAGATGGCAAAAAGATCCAATCTCAGCGAGGATGAGCTTGACTCTCTTAAA GAGGAACTCAGACACTTTGAAACAAAGGTGGAAAAGCACCAGCATTATCAGGAGCAGCTTGAGCTGTCTCATCAGAAACTGAAGCACGTGGAGGCCCTGGGAGACAAGGACCACATCGTAAGATCCAAAGAGAAATACCACACTCTTGCTGAGAAGGCACGAGAAATGGGATACAAG ATGAAGAAACACTTGCAGGACATTACAAATAAGATTTCCAGAAATGGATTGCAACACAACGAACTCTGA